From one Sulfurimonas sp. HSL-3221 genomic stretch:
- the lgt gene encoding prolipoprotein diacylglyceryl transferase, with amino-acid sequence MEYWNHIYEHFNPVAFSLFGLPVHWYGLMYVLALVAALYGAKWYVRRDGVPVDTLTLDAYFIWVEIGVILGARLGYILFYDPDTAYYLMHPWQIFNPFKNGEFVGIRGMSYHGAVIGFFIASALFSKRHHIHFGLLMDIVAVAVPMGYVFGRIGNFLNQELVGRVTEVPWGIYVHGALRHPSQLYEAVLEGIVVFAVIWLYRKHRRFRGELILLYGFAYGAMRFAAEFWRAPDPQLGFICCGWMTMGQLLSSLMMAAAVLLWPLFYAVGKKRSAR; translated from the coding sequence ATGGAGTACTGGAACCACATCTACGAACATTTCAATCCCGTCGCCTTTTCGCTTTTCGGCCTGCCGGTGCACTGGTACGGGTTGATGTACGTCCTGGCCCTGGTCGCCGCACTCTACGGGGCAAAATGGTACGTGCGCCGGGACGGGGTCCCCGTCGACACGCTGACGCTGGACGCCTATTTCATCTGGGTCGAGATCGGCGTCATCCTCGGGGCACGGCTGGGGTACATCCTCTTCTACGATCCCGACACGGCCTACTACCTGATGCACCCGTGGCAGATCTTCAACCCGTTTAAAAACGGCGAGTTCGTCGGCATCCGGGGGATGAGCTATCACGGGGCGGTCATCGGCTTCTTCATCGCTTCGGCTCTCTTCAGCAAACGCCACCACATCCATTTCGGCCTGCTGATGGACATCGTCGCCGTCGCCGTTCCTATGGGGTACGTCTTCGGGCGCATCGGCAACTTCCTCAACCAGGAACTTGTCGGCCGTGTGACCGAGGTGCCCTGGGGGATCTATGTCCACGGGGCGCTGCGCCACCCGTCGCAGCTTTATGAGGCGGTACTGGAGGGCATCGTCGTTTTTGCCGTCATCTGGCTCTACCGCAAACACCGCCGCTTCCGCGGGGAGCTGATCCTGCTTTACGGCTTTGCCTACGGTGCGATGCGTTTCGCGGCGGAGTTCTGGCGCGCCCCGGACCCGCAACTGGGCTTTATCTGCTGTGGCTGGATGACGATGGGGCAGCTGCTGAGTTCTCTGATGATGGCGGCGGCCGTCCTGCTCTGGCCGCTCTTCTATGCCGTCGGGAAAAAGCGGAGTGCCCGCTAA
- the rsmD gene encoding 16S rRNA (guanine(966)-N(2))-methyltransferase RsmD, with the protein MKPLTKKIVGGKYKGKLLKLPSKTTTRSSKGIVLESYFNTLQFEIMDSVLVELFSGSGSIGLEALSRGAKRIIFMERDRDALKVLRSNIAQTDPAACEVIAGDTFETIAQTMARLKQLSAPAYFFIDPPFSIREGHEDIYDKMLGLIAKLPRESVKLITIEHMSGLELPDAIGSYSLQKRKKFGKTSLSYYL; encoded by the coding sequence ATGAAACCGCTGACAAAGAAGATCGTGGGAGGCAAGTACAAGGGCAAGCTGCTGAAGCTGCCTTCCAAAACGACGACGCGCAGTTCCAAGGGGATCGTGCTGGAGTCCTATTTCAACACCCTGCAGTTCGAGATCATGGACAGTGTCCTCGTCGAGCTCTTTTCCGGCAGCGGTTCCATCGGCCTTGAGGCGCTGAGCCGGGGGGCGAAACGCATCATTTTCATGGAGCGCGACCGCGACGCCCTGAAGGTGCTGCGAAGCAACATCGCCCAGACCGATCCCGCGGCCTGCGAGGTGATCGCCGGCGATACCTTCGAGACGATCGCTCAGACGATGGCACGTCTCAAGCAGCTTAGCGCGCCCGCCTATTTCTTTATCGATCCCCCCTTCTCCATTCGGGAAGGGCACGAGGATATCTACGACAAAATGCTCGGCCTGATCGCGAAGCTGCCCCGCGAATCGGTCAAGCTGATCACCATAGAGCATATGAGCGGGCTCGAGCTGCCCGACGCGATCGGCTCCTACAGTCTGCAAAAGCGCAAGAAGTTCGGTAAGACTTCGCTGAGTTACTATCTGTAA
- a CDS encoding exonuclease domain-containing protein, with product MLCYLDVETTGVEKKDRICSVGIILEDEGRYETLYDLVRPPKKVPPAAMAVHHLTNEMLAEAPEFDATGAAKRLEALNTPETILVGHNLAFDLEMLSREGVTWQGGMIDTLKCVKHLLGGEIEHFSLQYLRYELRLYREEQALADELGIPLNAHHALSDALHTLLLHRYLEAMADNERLMALTTEQALVHKLTFGKYGGKFIEDVARRDPGYLEWMLRSLPDLDEDLRYSIEYYMNEVRG from the coding sequence ATGCTCTGTTATCTTGACGTCGAGACGACCGGTGTCGAAAAAAAAGACCGCATCTGTTCGGTGGGGATAATCCTCGAAGATGAGGGCAGGTACGAGACGCTCTATGACCTGGTCCGGCCCCCGAAAAAGGTGCCGCCGGCGGCGATGGCGGTCCATCACCTGACCAACGAGATGCTCGCGGAGGCCCCTGAGTTCGATGCGACCGGCGCGGCGAAACGGCTCGAAGCCCTTAACACGCCCGAGACGATCCTTGTCGGTCACAATCTCGCGTTCGACCTCGAGATGCTCTCCAGGGAGGGGGTGACCTGGCAGGGGGGGATGATCGATACGCTCAAATGCGTCAAGCATCTGCTCGGCGGCGAGATCGAGCACTTCTCCCTGCAGTACCTGCGCTACGAACTGCGGCTCTACCGCGAAGAGCAGGCCCTTGCCGACGAACTGGGTATTCCCCTGAACGCCCACCATGCGCTCAGCGACGCCCTGCACACGCTGCTGCTGCACCGCTACCTGGAAGCGATGGCGGACAACGAGCGGCTGATGGCGCTGACGACGGAGCAGGCGCTGGTGCACAAGCTCACCTTCGGCAAATACGGCGGCAAATTCATCGAAGATGTCGCCCGCCGGGACCCCGGCTACCTGGAGTGGATGCTCCGCAGCCTCCCGGACCTGGACGAGGATCTGCGCTACAGCATTGAATATTACATGAACGAGGTGCGAGGATGA
- the murA gene encoding UDP-N-acetylglucosamine 1-carboxyvinyltransferase, which translates to MDYFKINGPKTLEGSVAVSGAKNAALPLIAMTILAEKPVTVTNLPHVVDIKTLLKLLTNLGAAFELDGNRVTIDTRPVNHTMATYDIVKTMRASILVLGPLLARFGHCEVSLPGGCAIGQRPIDLHLKALEHMGAEITIHAGYVRAEAPDGLKGAHILFDKITVTGTANIVMAAALAKGKSTITNAAREPEVVQLCEILRDAGVAIEGIGSSELVIEGTGGKLVDIASFAVIPDRIEAGTYLCAAAISRSPLTLTNVRPDHLEAVLGKLEEMGVGIETTEDTITVLPVQTLKPVDITTMEYPAFPTDMQAQFLALCTQAEGTSTVEERLFENRFMHVSELQRLGADITLKGNTATVKGPSALFGADVMATDLRASSALVLAALVAEGETNIHRIYHLDRGYEALEEKFSLIGADIARLKE; encoded by the coding sequence ATGGATTATTTCAAGATCAACGGACCGAAAACCCTGGAGGGCAGCGTCGCCGTCTCCGGCGCCAAGAATGCCGCCCTGCCGCTGATCGCCATGACGATCCTTGCCGAAAAGCCGGTAACCGTCACAAACCTGCCCCACGTCGTCGACATCAAGACCCTGCTCAAACTGCTGACCAACCTCGGTGCGGCGTTTGAACTCGACGGCAACCGCGTCACCATCGATACCCGCCCCGTGAACCACACGATGGCGACCTATGACATCGTCAAAACGATGCGCGCCTCCATCCTCGTACTGGGCCCGCTGCTCGCGCGCTTCGGCCACTGCGAGGTCTCCCTTCCGGGGGGATGCGCCATCGGGCAGCGTCCCATCGACCTGCACCTCAAAGCGCTGGAGCATATGGGCGCGGAGATCACCATCCATGCCGGCTACGTCCGCGCCGAAGCCCCCGACGGCCTCAAGGGTGCGCACATTCTCTTCGACAAGATCACCGTCACCGGCACGGCCAATATCGTCATGGCGGCCGCTCTGGCCAAAGGGAAAAGTACCATCACGAACGCCGCGCGCGAACCCGAAGTCGTCCAGCTCTGCGAGATCCTGCGCGATGCGGGGGTCGCCATCGAAGGGATCGGCAGTTCCGAACTTGTCATTGAGGGCACCGGGGGCAAACTCGTCGACATCGCCTCCTTCGCCGTCATCCCCGACCGTATCGAAGCGGGAACCTACCTCTGCGCCGCGGCCATTTCACGCTCGCCGTTGACCCTGACAAATGTCCGTCCCGACCACCTCGAAGCGGTCCTGGGCAAACTCGAAGAGATGGGCGTAGGGATCGAAACGACAGAGGACACGATCACCGTCCTGCCTGTGCAGACCCTGAAACCTGTTGACATCACGACCATGGAGTACCCCGCCTTCCCGACGGACATGCAGGCGCAGTTCCTCGCGCTCTGTACCCAGGCCGAAGGGACGTCGACCGTCGAAGAGCGCCTCTTCGAAAACCGCTTCATGCATGTCAGCGAACTGCAGCGCCTCGGCGCCGACATCACACTCAAAGGCAATACCGCCACCGTCAAAGGCCCCTCGGCGCTCTTCGGCGCGGATGTCATGGCCACGGACCTGCGCGCCTCAAGCGCCCTCGTACTGGCGGCGCTGGTGGCAGAGGGTGAGACGAACATCCACCGCATCTACCACCTCGACCGCGGCTATGAGGCGCTCGAAGAGAAATTCAGCCTGATCGGTGCGGACATCGCCCGCCTGAAAGAGTAG
- a CDS encoding heat shock protein transcriptional repressor HspR codes for MHTYDEPVYLISIVSKILDIHPQTLRQYERENLITPSRSDGRIRLYSQRDIDRIKLILRLTREMGVNLAGVDVALRLKEQIDTMEQEIAELRYQLAQAKQSTSVPPEKALVTKKSIYEMIIFEEK; via the coding sequence ATGCATACGTACGACGAACCGGTCTACCTGATCAGCATCGTGTCGAAGATCCTCGACATCCATCCGCAGACCCTGCGCCAGTATGAACGTGAAAACCTTATCACCCCTTCGCGTTCGGACGGCCGGATTCGTCTCTACTCCCAGCGCGATATCGACCGCATCAAGCTGATCCTCCGCCTGACCCGCGAAATGGGCGTCAACCTTGCCGGCGTCGATGTGGCGCTGCGCCTCAAGGAGCAGATCGATACGATGGAGCAGGAGATTGCCGAGCTGCGCTACCAGCTGGCCCAGGCGAAGCAGAGCACCAGCGTACCGCCCGAGAAGGCGCTGGTGACGAAAAAAAGCATCTACGAAATGATCATCTTCGAAGAGAAGTGA
- a CDS encoding DnaJ C-terminal domain-containing protein codes for MSKSLYETLGVNENATESEIKKAYRKMARQYHPDVNKSPEAEEKFKEINAAYEVLSDKEKKAQYDRFGDQMFGGQNFQDFARAQGGNVDLDEILRQMFGGGGGFGGFGGGAGGAGGFGGFGGFGGGGYQQPVNLDLETSITVPFQTAILGGKHQVNVEGESFDIKIPAGVKSGEKLRVRGKGRKQGGSAGDLYLKINIATNPEYERDGDTLIKTFDVPLYAALFGDKVSVKTLEKEITLKVPQNTKNGQRFRVKEMGVMNRKSNVRGDLYLVANIILPNVDDLDSELTEAMKAQLPKE; via the coding sequence ATGAGCAAAAGCCTTTATGAAACCCTTGGCGTCAATGAAAACGCGACCGAATCGGAAATCAAAAAAGCCTACCGGAAGATGGCGCGCCAGTACCATCCCGATGTGAACAAGTCCCCCGAAGCGGAGGAGAAGTTCAAAGAGATCAATGCCGCGTACGAGGTCCTGAGCGATAAAGAGAAAAAAGCGCAGTACGACCGTTTCGGCGACCAGATGTTCGGCGGCCAGAACTTCCAGGACTTTGCGCGCGCCCAGGGCGGCAATGTCGACCTCGACGAGATCCTGCGCCAGATGTTCGGCGGCGGGGGAGGCTTCGGCGGTTTCGGCGGCGGAGCCGGGGGTGCAGGCGGTTTCGGAGGCTTTGGCGGTTTCGGGGGCGGCGGTTACCAGCAGCCGGTCAACCTCGACCTGGAGACCTCCATCACCGTGCCGTTCCAGACGGCTATCCTCGGCGGCAAGCACCAGGTAAACGTGGAGGGGGAGAGCTTCGACATCAAGATCCCCGCGGGGGTCAAATCGGGCGAGAAGCTCCGCGTCCGCGGCAAAGGGCGCAAACAGGGCGGCAGCGCAGGCGATCTCTACCTCAAGATCAACATCGCCACCAACCCGGAATACGAGCGCGACGGCGACACGCTGATCAAAACCTTCGACGTCCCGCTCTACGCGGCGCTTTTCGGCGATAAGGTGAGCGTCAAGACGCTGGAGAAGGAGATTACCCTCAAAGTACCGCAGAACACGAAGAACGGGCAGCGTTTCCGTGTGAAAGAGATGGGGGTAATGAACCGAAAAAGCAACGTACGCGGGGACCTCTACCTTGTCGCGAACATCATCCTGCCGAACGTGGACGACCTTGATTCAGAGTTGACCGAGGCGATGAAAGCGCAACTACCTAAGGAGTAA
- the purH gene encoding bifunctional phosphoribosylaminoimidazolecarboxamide formyltransferase/IMP cyclohydrolase: MKRALLSVSDKSNIVEFAASLVKNGYEIISTGGTFKMLKEAGIAAIEIDEVTKFPECFEGRVKTLNPYIHGGILHRRDKQSHLDQAAELGVEPIDLVCVNLYPFKATIERTDDFEEIIENIDIGGPAMVRSAAKNFDSVMIVTDPSDYSLVLNAIENDENSVEFRRSLMIKAYEHTAAYDSMIANYMNKRFNDGMGAKQFVVGKKVMNTRYGENPHQKGALYEFEEHFSKNFTTLKGEASFNNLTDISGAVKIAAAFGDENAVCIVKHGNPCGFAIRDSLLDAYTEALKCDPVSAFGGVVAVNGVVDKALAEKMNEIFLEVIIAGRITAEAQEVFAAKKRIKLFEYGSDKIVLANDAVDFKHIDGGFVFQDADKVAADEISNAERKSKLSADAVAMKDAEIAWKVASLTKSNCVVYVKDAAMVAVGMGMTSRVDASQCALKKAEAMGLDVTGAALASEAFFPFRDSIDAAAAAGVKTVIEPGGSIRDDEVIAAADEYGMALYFTGVRHFLH, translated from the coding sequence ATGAAAAGAGCACTGCTGAGCGTCAGCGATAAAAGCAATATCGTCGAATTCGCGGCGTCCCTGGTGAAAAACGGCTATGAGATCATCTCAACGGGCGGGACGTTCAAGATGCTGAAAGAGGCCGGTATCGCGGCCATCGAGATCGATGAGGTCACCAAATTCCCGGAGTGTTTCGAGGGGCGCGTCAAAACCCTCAACCCCTACATCCACGGCGGCATCCTGCATCGCCGCGACAAGCAGTCGCACCTGGACCAGGCGGCAGAGCTGGGCGTCGAGCCGATCGACCTCGTCTGCGTCAACCTCTACCCTTTCAAGGCGACCATCGAGCGTACGGACGACTTCGAAGAGATCATCGAGAACATCGATATCGGGGGGCCGGCGATGGTCCGCTCCGCCGCGAAAAACTTCGACAGCGTCATGATCGTCACCGACCCCTCCGACTATTCGCTGGTCCTTAACGCCATCGAGAATGATGAGAACAGCGTCGAGTTCCGCCGCAGCCTGATGATCAAAGCCTACGAGCACACGGCGGCCTACGACAGCATGATCGCCAACTATATGAACAAGCGTTTCAACGACGGTATGGGGGCGAAGCAGTTCGTCGTCGGCAAGAAGGTGATGAATACGCGCTACGGCGAGAACCCGCACCAGAAGGGTGCGCTGTACGAGTTCGAGGAGCATTTCAGCAAGAACTTTACGACCCTCAAAGGCGAGGCGAGCTTCAACAACCTGACAGACATTAGCGGCGCGGTCAAGATCGCCGCGGCCTTCGGCGACGAAAATGCCGTCTGTATCGTTAAGCACGGCAACCCGTGCGGCTTCGCCATCCGCGACAGCCTGCTTGACGCCTATACCGAAGCGCTCAAATGCGACCCCGTTTCCGCCTTTGGTGGCGTCGTCGCCGTTAACGGTGTCGTCGACAAGGCGCTGGCGGAGAAGATGAACGAAATCTTCCTTGAGGTGATCATTGCCGGCCGTATCACGGCGGAAGCTCAGGAGGTGTTTGCGGCGAAGAAGCGCATCAAGCTTTTCGAATACGGCAGCGACAAGATCGTCCTCGCCAACGATGCCGTTGACTTCAAACACATCGACGGCGGGTTTGTCTTCCAGGATGCCGACAAGGTGGCAGCGGATGAGATCAGCAACGCCGAGCGCAAAAGCAAACTGAGCGCGGATGCGGTGGCGATGAAAGATGCGGAGATCGCCTGGAAAGTCGCGTCGCTGACAAAGTCGAACTGTGTCGTCTACGTCAAGGACGCGGCAATGGTCGCCGTCGGTATGGGGATGACCTCGCGCGTTGACGCGTCGCAGTGTGCGCTGAAAAAAGCTGAGGCGATGGGCCTGGACGTCACCGGTGCCGCGCTGGCATCCGAAGCCTTCTTCCCGTTCCGCGACTCCATCGACGCAGCGGCGGCCGCAGGCGTCAAGACGGTCATCGAACCGGGCGGCTCCATCCGCGACGACGAAGTCATCGCCGCGGCAGACGAGTACGGCATGGCGCTCTATTTCACGGGTGTCCGCCACTTCCTACACTAA
- a CDS encoding response regulator — protein sequence MKIFPAKILVVDESPKHIVTVRELFAKEGCSVLGAENEDAAMAIAGALNIDLILLDATAKSIDGYGICKRLKSEAKTQEIPVIFTGMIPGAQEIKRSFEAGGADCIVKPFNHSELYARVRTHLELRKHRERHAEETEEDLIYTLAYVGELRSQDKGHLKRVAGYSALLGELYGLRPEAVEMLKMASAMHDIGNVIVPERILNKPLPLEAKEREAVEHHTQWGAHILSRTKRPVLRAAAIIAAQHHEKFDGSGYPKGLKGEDIHIFGRIVAVADVFDVLLSKRSYKEEWQVNKALAYLTEESGKHFDPKLVELFVDNLWQFLDIRQKHGA from the coding sequence ATGAAAATTTTTCCGGCAAAAATCCTGGTCGTTGACGAGTCTCCGAAGCACATCGTCACCGTCAGGGAACTGTTCGCCAAAGAGGGGTGCAGCGTTTTGGGGGCAGAGAACGAAGACGCGGCAATGGCGATAGCGGGCGCGCTGAATATCGACCTGATCCTGCTTGACGCGACGGCGAAGAGTATCGATGGCTACGGGATCTGCAAGCGGCTGAAATCGGAAGCCAAGACCCAGGAGATCCCCGTCATTTTTACCGGGATGATCCCGGGGGCGCAGGAGATTAAACGCAGTTTTGAAGCCGGCGGTGCGGACTGCATCGTCAAACCCTTCAATCATTCGGAACTCTATGCGCGGGTCCGGACGCACCTGGAGTTGAGAAAACATCGGGAACGGCATGCTGAAGAGACGGAGGAGGATCTGATCTACACCCTGGCGTATGTCGGGGAGCTCCGTTCGCAGGACAAGGGACATCTCAAAAGAGTCGCGGGGTACAGTGCGCTGCTCGGCGAGCTCTACGGACTCCGCCCGGAAGCCGTCGAGATGCTGAAGATGGCATCGGCGATGCATGATATCGGCAACGTCATTGTTCCCGAGCGGATCCTGAACAAACCTCTGCCGTTAGAGGCCAAAGAGCGCGAGGCGGTGGAACACCATACGCAGTGGGGGGCCCACATCCTCAGCCGCACCAAGCGGCCCGTGCTGAGGGCCGCAGCGATCATCGCCGCCCAGCACCACGAAAAGTTCGACGGGAGCGGCTACCCGAAAGGGCTGAAGGGGGAAGATATCCATATCTTCGGGCGCATCGTCGCCGTGGCGGACGTGTTTGACGTGCTGCTGAGCAAACGCAGCTATAAGGAGGAGTGGCAGGTGAACAAGGCGCTGGCCTATCTCACCGAAGAGAGCGGCAAGCATTTCGATCCGAAACTGGTAGAGCTCTTTGTCGATAATCTTTGGCAGTTCCTGGATATACGCCAAAAACATGGGGCGTGA
- a CDS encoding metal ABC transporter substrate-binding protein, which yields MQKLLFILLLPAALLAHLNIAVTYPYIGALTRAVGGDHVTTVVLAKGNWDPHFVVPRPSLIAKMRRADALIMNGGQLEIGWLPPLIRRGNNPKVNPSAPTFLNLAQGIELINKPSEVDRANGDIHPAGNPHFHLDPHNIPLLAKQIALFLASIDAEHKSIYEKNLENFNAEWGKNLERWTRVMAPKQGMKVVQFHDNLAYFNKAFGLINIATIEPLPGIPPSPRHTLDVIGKIRAEHPCCILHDVYHSTKTAEYIRDKTGIRVILMPHDIGALESVDSLTALFDYLTKALTDD from the coding sequence ATGCAAAAACTGCTTTTTATCCTTCTACTGCCCGCCGCGCTCCTTGCCCACCTCAATATCGCCGTCACCTACCCCTACATCGGCGCACTGACACGGGCGGTCGGCGGTGACCACGTCACGACCGTCGTGCTGGCCAAGGGGAACTGGGATCCCCACTTCGTCGTTCCCCGCCCCTCCCTCATCGCCAAGATGCGCCGGGCCGATGCACTGATCATGAACGGCGGGCAGCTGGAGATCGGCTGGCTTCCGCCGCTGATCCGGCGCGGAAACAACCCCAAGGTCAACCCCTCTGCGCCGACCTTTCTGAACCTGGCACAGGGGATCGAGCTAATCAACAAACCGAGCGAGGTCGACCGGGCCAACGGGGATATCCACCCTGCCGGCAATCCCCATTTTCACCTCGATCCGCACAACATCCCGCTCTTGGCAAAGCAGATCGCGCTGTTTCTGGCATCAATCGATGCGGAGCACAAAAGCATTTATGAAAAGAACCTGGAAAATTTCAATGCGGAATGGGGGAAAAATCTCGAGCGCTGGACACGGGTCATGGCGCCGAAACAGGGGATGAAAGTCGTGCAGTTCCACGACAACCTCGCCTACTTCAACAAGGCCTTCGGCCTCATAAACATCGCCACGATCGAGCCGCTGCCGGGCATCCCGCCCTCCCCGCGTCATACCCTCGACGTGATCGGGAAAATCCGCGCCGAGCATCCCTGCTGCATTCTGCACGACGTCTACCACTCCACCAAGACCGCGGAATACATCCGGGACAAGACCGGGATCAGGGTCATCCTGATGCCCCACGATATCGGGGCGCTGGAGTCTGTCGACTCCCTCACCGCCCTGTTTGACTATCTGACAAAGGCCCTCACCGATGATTGA
- a CDS encoding metal ABC transporter permease: MIDIFLPPLLLVFVLVMIHAWFGKGVLERGIIFTDLAIAQFAALGSAVSLGFFHGEYLYVLTLGSALFSAVLIAFASHRNLHLEAFIGILYVLGASGVMMVLANSAEGMEHFKALLASDILFTPMKHVLYSSGVYALLGLLIWQLYPRLNGFMQELLFFVMLAVTVTSSVQLAGVLVVFTLLIAPVFMASMQKRFPPLGFAFVFGWAFSAAAIAASYTFDLPTGYTIVFLGALSVLLGTLMLSRTKA; this comes from the coding sequence ATGATTGATATTTTCCTGCCGCCGCTGCTGCTCGTCTTCGTGCTCGTCATGATTCACGCCTGGTTCGGCAAAGGGGTGCTCGAGCGCGGCATCATCTTCACCGACCTCGCCATCGCACAGTTCGCGGCGCTGGGCAGCGCCGTCAGCCTCGGCTTTTTTCACGGGGAGTATCTCTATGTGCTCACCCTCGGAAGCGCCCTGTTCAGCGCTGTGCTCATCGCGTTCGCATCGCACAGGAACCTGCACCTGGAGGCGTTTATCGGGATTCTTTACGTCCTGGGTGCCAGCGGCGTTATGATGGTCCTGGCCAACTCCGCCGAGGGGATGGAGCACTTCAAGGCGCTGCTGGCGAGCGATATCCTTTTCACGCCGATGAAGCACGTGCTCTACAGCAGCGGCGTCTATGCCCTGCTGGGGCTTCTGATATGGCAGCTCTACCCGCGTCTTAACGGGTTCATGCAGGAGCTGCTCTTCTTTGTCATGCTTGCCGTCACCGTCACCTCATCCGTCCAGCTTGCCGGCGTGCTCGTCGTCTTTACGCTGCTGATCGCACCGGTCTTTATGGCATCCATGCAGAAGCGTTTCCCGCCGCTGGGCTTCGCCTTTGTCTTCGGCTGGGCATTCAGCGCCGCGGCGATCGCCGCATCCTACACCTTCGACCTGCCGACGGGCTACACCATCGTTTTTCTCGGTGCCCTCAGTGTCCTGCTCGGCACGCTGATGCTCAGCCGTACGAAAGCCTGA
- a CDS encoding GatB/YqeY domain-containing protein, which translates to MELKDQIRNDIKEAMKAKEVQRRDALRLLNSAMKQIEVDERKELSDDDVIAIIQKQIKQRNDAAAQYKDAGRDELYDKEMAEIAVFETYLPAQLDDAELESAVKAIIEKTGASTMKDMGKVMGMASKELAGQADGKRISSCVKTLLS; encoded by the coding sequence ATGGAGCTCAAAGACCAGATCAGAAACGATATTAAAGAAGCGATGAAAGCCAAGGAGGTCCAGCGCCGCGACGCGCTGAGACTGCTCAACAGTGCCATGAAACAGATCGAGGTGGACGAACGCAAGGAGCTCAGCGACGACGATGTCATCGCCATCATCCAAAAACAGATCAAGCAGCGCAACGACGCGGCGGCCCAGTACAAGGACGCCGGACGCGACGAGCTGTACGACAAAGAGATGGCCGAGATCGCCGTGTTCGAAACCTACCTTCCGGCACAGCTCGACGACGCCGAGCTTGAAAGCGCCGTCAAGGCGATCATCGAAAAAACCGGTGCCAGCACGATGAAAGATATGGGCAAGGTCATGGGAATGGCCAGCAAAGAGCTCGCAGGCCAGGCCGACGGCAAACGCATCAGCAGCTGCGTTAAAACACTCCTTTCATAA
- a CDS encoding YitT family protein, with product MTTKIIKELRRYLQILIGGMVLAAGVTLFLVPNHITSGGTPGMAILVNYFTGISIGTIMLSINIPMVLMSMKFIGRGYAFRTVFAIVVIAMSADMFLEMLKLPALTQEPLLGAVFGGMLIGLGVGLIVKASASPGGPSIIAGMIAHRTHWKEGDLIIALDALIVFSAGFVFPKLDSMLWSLVGVYISARGINLILSGRPSKKVLHISSENAETLKAHLLHKLGHEGGVILEGTTLHTGDERRLLMLIVDNNKVQSVRQIVQAYDPSGVVVVMEASELMGGGH from the coding sequence ATGACAACGAAAATCATAAAAGAGCTGAGACGCTACCTGCAGATCCTGATCGGCGGTATGGTACTGGCGGCGGGGGTCACCCTCTTCCTTGTGCCCAACCATATCACCTCCGGGGGCACCCCCGGGATGGCCATCCTGGTCAACTATTTTACGGGCATCTCCATCGGGACGATCATGCTCTCCATCAACATCCCGATGGTGCTCATGAGCATGAAGTTCATCGGCCGGGGATATGCATTTCGGACCGTGTTCGCCATCGTCGTCATCGCCATGTCGGCGGATATGTTTCTGGAGATGCTGAAGCTCCCCGCCCTGACACAGGAACCGCTGCTGGGCGCCGTCTTCGGCGGGATGCTTATCGGCCTGGGGGTGGGGCTGATCGTCAAAGCCAGCGCATCGCCCGGCGGCCCCTCCATCATCGCCGGCATGATCGCCCACAGGACCCACTGGAAGGAGGGGGATCTCATCATCGCGCTCGATGCCCTGATCGTCTTCTCGGCCGGATTCGTCTTCCCGAAACTCGACAGCATGCTCTGGAGCCTGGTCGGCGTCTACATCAGCGCCAGGGGCATCAACCTGATCCTCTCCGGCCGCCCCTCCAAAAAAGTGCTGCATATCTCTTCGGAGAACGCCGAAACCCTCAAAGCCCACCTCCTGCACAAACTGGGGCACGAAGGCGGGGTCATTCTCGAAGGGACGACGCTCCACACGGGGGACGAACGGCGGCTGCTGATGCTCATCGTGGATAACAATAAAGTCCAGAGCGTCCGGCAGATCGTCCAGGCGTATGACCCTTCGGGTGTCGTCGTTGTGATGGAAGCATCGGAGTTGATGGGCGGGGGGCATTGA